A window of Rhipicephalus microplus isolate Deutch F79 chromosome 8, USDA_Rmic, whole genome shotgun sequence genomic DNA:
GAAACAGCCTGCACATTGTACTAGTGCAAGCAAATATAAATAGTATGCTATAGAAGCACACAATTTTCTTAAAGTAATAATAATTTAGCAGAATATAAAAAAGCAAAACAGTACACCTGCAAGCAAAGCTGATAGACAAAATATTTGTCTTTAGGCTGCTCTCGCATTAGCTCCCTCGCAGTAACCACAAACACTGAAACACTAAGCTGCACGTAacaaagaaaggggaaaaaagtTAATTTCGGTATGGCTTTGACTTGGTTTTATACATGCATGTTAGCTGTGGTCACACGAGTCGTGACCTTATCATTGTGATTCTACAGCAACAACATTCAAAGGGCTAGTATACCTTCGTTTAGGGCATGTACAACCCAAATGAAAATGTGCCTGTGAGGCAAGCTTCTACCTGAGCAGTAAGCAGGTGCTAGGGCACTTACTGTAGCAGCTCTCACAGGGCCGGCCCCCAGCTGTGGCTCCTTCAGGTCCCCCAAGGACACCCGTGGCTTTGTTGTTGCTGCATGAAGTTGAATGATTTGCAAAATGCCGCACAACTATCCTTGCCATGCCAACCAGCCAAACAGCATGCAAGGAGCAGTTGCAGACTGACAAGCAAGGTCCATGCTGCAGCAGGAGGGAGAACAGCCACAAGCCAGATGTGAAGATGAGAAGGCACTGAAGGGGGAGAGAACACTCACTAGTTGGGGATGTAGACCTGTTTGAGCTTGCTTTCTGCTTCGACGGCCTTTACTCGCTTCTGTTGCACGTATCGGTCGGTGGTCTTCCACATGTAGTAGTATTCAACAATGTTCTTGAGGCTCTTCCAGGGCAGAAAGTCTTGGCGGATATCTGCGAAGTCCTTGCCGTACTTTTCGAGGGCCTCCTCAAAGAGGTTGGCCTCCGAGGCGGACCACTCTTCCATCTCGTCACGGCAGAGCACAGGCCCACCGGGGGGGACCAGGGCCGCCACCGCCCGCGCCAGGTCGTAGCCCGTGCGAtgcagcagctccatggcgtgcAGCAGCGTCACGTCCCGCGAAGCCGCCGCCGCACTCATGTGGAGGCTGGGCTGCTTCACGGAGCTTGAACAGTCGAGGGCCCGCGCAAATGTGCCCACTGACCGGCACACGATGAGAAACTGATCCAGCTGGCGATCCGACAGACCGTGCGATGGGATGTACACCAAGGTCTCCAGCAGGGCGCTATCCCGGTCATCAGCCCCCTCGCCCGATTCGGTCGGTGGCCCAGTCCAAGGGGGCACCTCGGCCTGGTAGCGCTGGCCCACGCGGATTTCGCCCCGGTCGGCCAGCAGGCTCTTCTGCTGGGGGTCGTAGACAAGCGAGTAAAAGAAGGCATCCTCCTTGTTGAGGTACGAGAGCAGTGACTCAGTCTCGTTGAGCAGGGTGACGGAGCACTTGCCCCGGATGTGGGTTGCTGGCAGTGTTTCCACCTGGCGTGACAAAAATAGCTCGCGGTGACGCAACTGGTGCCGCTCCTTCTCGGTCAGCTGCTCGGCCTCGCGCTCTTGCTCTTCCTCTAGAGCACCGACTAATGGCTTCTCGAGCGACAGGTCTCGCCGGCGGTAATAGCACATCACCTTGGCCTCCACGTTTCCGTTGGCAGTCTGCAAGGATTGAGCCAGGCTTTTAGTATTGTGAGTTGCTTGGCACTGTCAGCTCTGGCTATACCTGCCTAATTGGTCATCGCTAACTTTTTCCCACGTAGTGATAAAATGACCTCAGGCACTGCACCGGCCACCACTTCTGTGGTCATTCTGCCTTCAGCATAGACAAGATGCAGCCAGGGAAATGTAAATCACACAACACGTTGAAAATCTTAGCTTTCTCCCCGACAAAAATGCAAGCAAGCAAACTATTGACGAGGATTACTTATCACAAGAAAAATGCAGCACACAAGAAAGCCAGACAAGGGATACAAGCACTTCACCCTTCtgtgtttttcttgtgtgctggATTTTTCTTGTGCTAAGCAATTCTTGTCAGTAAGCACCAACTAGGCAGTCAAAGTGTATTGAATCTAcctctttaaagagacactaGAGTGAAACTAACGTGAAAGTCAGATTAGCACAGATAAATTATTCTCTCAGGACACTATTGTGATTTATTTCAACATCACAGGTCGAATAATAAAATGAAGGTTgtgagggtgctgacaccccctgtaaagttgtttgcgccgtgtggcgcacgtgtctcgctcAAAATCCGCATTTTGGGTTACAACCACCAGGCGATAGATGGTGTAGTGTTCGCGCAGAACACCACtatcatcatggttggtagagGAGTGGTAGCGCCtacggtgacccctggcggaagcaaGCCTTAGCTGCGGGTGAgggttgagcgagtctcttcggcCCGTGGCGGTTACCGCGaatggttgtctctagcgtgggtcctcagCGCGCGGTACCGCAGCCCGCACGTCAGGGGCCCTCGCGGTAAGTCAAACGTTGGcgccgccgccttgggtgtgttattgtgtttgtcatgttttggcgTTATGGCAATATTGCGTATGGATGTCTTAGGTTGTCGATAACGATTGATATATCGATTCGGCGGATAATATCGTCCTTGTAacttagttaaataaatgtgtgtatgttgtttggtttgtaccgaccgcgtctgctgtgtccgttcacttcaagagcgtggcgtggcgctcgcCAAGTTCGAGACCCGACActctccaagagcgtggcgtggcgttCGCCAAGTTCAAGACCCCAGAAGGTCAAAGTTTCATTTCTGAACTTCCAGCCTGAACATAAGCACGTAAATGTCACTGTGATGTTACGAACTTCAATACCTTCTGGCACATTTGTTCGATATAATTTTCTAAAACTTGCCATGCTAAGACTCTGGATCCATAAGAATACAATGTAAGCAATTTTTGCTGATAAATGATTACGTGGGTCTTAGCAGGCGCCGTCAAAATCTATGACATCACACTGCACTGATACACAAACTTCAAGGCGGTGTCGCCACCTGTATTTATTTTTCACGCGCTTCCTTGCTTACCAAGCATCTTCTCACAGAATAGGTGGTGTTTTCAGTATTGTGAAATTTCAATTTACTTATTCTAAAAAGAATTCTCTTTACTGTTCTTTTAACCTAAACGCAACACTCACCTAACTGGGCAAACATCACTGCTGCACTGCTCATAAACATGTGCATGGTGGGAACTAGGGCCTTTAAAATGACATCTTTCGTGAAGAAACACTGCTCAATTACAGGTGAGCAGTTTCCTTTGGTATGCTGTGGACATGGGTCAACGTTTGTGAGGAATTCCAGTCACTATTTGGCTCGATAGTGATCTAAGGTAGGTAAATTATTATTCCTTGCATGATTTTCATATAAGCCCAACACACAGCTCTACAATGATTTTCTCCACAAATCATGTAGACAGCCAGTTTTTCAGTGTTCATACAATGATACAGTCAGTTTTTCAGTGTTCATACAATGATGGTAGCAGCTTGTTCAAATGCCAGAAAGCAATGGCTGTACGACCCCATTTACAAGACGGGATTTTGCACTGTCCCCAAGATATACACAATGGAGGCTCACCTTAACGAGCTCCTCGATCCTCCTTATTTGAAATGGAGCAGTGGATGATGTTTCGAAGAAGACATAGTCTACAGAAAGATAAAATAAGATTGCATAAACAAAAGCCTCCAGGAGCAGTATTGCACACACCCGACAAAGCCCAGTTTAGAAAGGACCAGTAAACATTAAGTCAACAATCTTTACCAATGCGAAGAGTTTGTGCGACAGGAATTTAAAAGCAAAATCACTTCACTGCCTATGCAAGCACACTTTCTAGACTTGTAACATTACAGCAACCAGTTCCATTACAGCAACCAGTTCACAAGTGGGCCATGTGAATTATGAACAAATACGAGTAAAAAGATTTGTAAGCTTCCAAGGCACATTTATATGAGGTATGATCAGCAGCAGATGGCTAAATAGCAACACTTTTTTTAAACTTAAAGCCTTGGTAATCCATAAAATGGTAGGAaggagaagatggaagcttgTGATAAATTCGTAAATAGGGGTTGTGTCGAGCCGACGTTCTGACAAGCAGACTTTCTTCCTCAAGGCTAGGACAGAATTGATTTCTTTAGCACTAGCGTGTCTACGCTTCGTACCTTCTCCTCCCTTAACAAGCAAATGGGGCTTTCATGACACACAGTACTCTGCTTTACAGCAGAAGAGGCTTAGCACAACTCATTAAAAATTCAGTTACTAACTGCTTGAGAACTACTCAATGGCTAGTAGTTACAGGTCCACAATCAATACAGCACATCTTTCATTTAATGTCAAACATACCACGACATTTCACTGGCAacaaacatatttttttttaaattggatgtgtaaaacacgaacgcaaacaaaaaaagtcaGGACACCACAAATGCCCACAAGCTTGTCAAGTAGCTCAGCTTTCTGTCATACTAATATTCTATAATAACTACACCTTTGAATCAACAGTTGAACTACAAGAGATGCAGTGATGAGTCTCTGCTAAATGTCTCAAAATCACAGAGTATTCTTGTGCAAAATTGAAATGCCAATTTCATGCTTGGCACACCTTCAATTTCGTTTATAATTctcattttcaaaaaaaaaaaacaaaaaaacatggtaAAAGTCGAGGTTTTGACAGAAGCTCGTCTGGTTTGGTAGTAACACGATAGAATCAAAAGGACAATGACCatgaaaaagaatatcaaaaAGACTTTTCAGCTCCCCTGACAAGAGCCTTCGGACAAATCTTGTTCACAATCACAATCTggttgtgaacaaggctcccatcAGGGTAGCTGAAATATCTTTTTAGCATTTTTCATGGTcggtgtattttttttatttacatcgtAAGAGGTTAGAGGTTGTGATATAGCAAAAATGGAGATTGGAAACAAGAATCTTTGGTGAAGTTGTACAGAAATGCCAAACTTGGTGCCATTGACATTATAATGACATCATAACGAAAACCAGATATCCTGATAACCTATAGTAATGAGGGTCAATATGTTGATTGTATATTAGGGATATTGCAACTTACAAATAGAATAAAATGGTGCATATTAGAGAACTGAATATTTTTCTAAAAAtaggcaatgaaaaaaaaaaacttcaaaacaATGATACATTGAAAGAGAAGAGTAGCATATCTTGTTTTGATCATCGCATTTGTAAGGTGCTAGTAGCCCAAGGTATTACAGGACTATTGATTCTACATCACAGGGCGAAGGCGTTGTTGTTTGGTACTCCAGTGTCACCGAAGCAACACAACCATTAATCCACTATCTTGGTCATGACTCGTGAATATTGTTTAATATTTAAAAATTAGTTTTA
This region includes:
- the MTA1-like gene encoding metastasis associated 1-like, encoding MAANMYRVGDYVFFETSSTAPFQIRRIEELVKTANGNVEAKVMCYYRRRDLSLEKPLVGALEEEQEREAEQLTEKERHQLRHRELFLSRQVETLPATHIRGKCSVTLLNETESLLSYLNKEDAFFYSLVYDPQQKSLLADRGEIRVGQRYQAEVPPWTGPPTESGEGADDRDSALLETLVYIPSHGLSDRQLDQFLIVCRSVGTFARALDCSSSVKQPSLHMSAAAASRDVTLLHAMELLHRTGYDLARAVAALVPPGGPVLCRDEMEEWSASEANLFEEALEKYGKDFADIRQDFLPWKSLKNIVEYYYMWKTTDRYVQQKRVKAVEAESKLKQVYIPNYNNKATGVLGGPEGATAGGRPCESCYTMNSAQWYAWGPAHMQCRLCQSCWTYWKKFGGLKYPTRLESADVLGSERLPAGMASHRPHRCTVTGCGKEFKLKAHLARHCATAHGLALRAGSPRPVVKTRAAFYLCTTALTRMARRLAGPAALRPRHAARNPFLPVNSAAIRLEVQGKLDPAVLAATPSAAAAAAAALAAARRRPRERGAVVDVSHRLGTPNLPRPEWLHPTPREQIPTPVRHAFPPPAERPPPLLLHHQPPQQQRKRPAPEPLNGPPGGPRRRLGPPPPAVPLNGGRPKVATITRLGGGRKHLISWVDAPDDLYFVATEATRRLRRQLSTAELRRWARRPCRSRAPPDQIVILD